CAAGGAAGGCTTTCGCGTGATCTCCTAGCCCATTTCGAGGGGTTTCGGCTGACCTTTCCAAGCCGCCTTTTTGCGAGGTTTTCGGGTGGTTTCCAAGCCCTTTTTTTAGGGGCTGGAGACGGACTTTGACGGCTGCCACTGACCCTGCGCCAGCCGTCGGCAACATGTCACCATAAGTCATTAAAAATCAATGACTTACCAAGATAGCTTGGCGGCTTGTGGGGCTTCCATTTTGGGGCCAAATCGACTAGATTTAGAGCTTGTTAAACATTTGTCGGACCAAGCTGTTGGCATGCCGGGATTTCAGCCTCCCTTGGAGACAGTCCGAGTGCATTCCGCCCAAGTGCCGATTCCAGCAAACGGAGGATTTGTGAACCGGTTGAAAAGGATTCTCAATTCCAGCCTGAGGCGGAAAATCGGTCTCGCTAGCATGACCCTGCTCGCGGCCGTTTACATCATTCCGCAGGTGGGCTCGGACACGAAGTCGATTCAGGCGGCGCTTCTACCGGCTGTTGTCTCGGCCGGCGCCCAGTCGGATGCCGCATCCGCCGGGTGGGATCTGCCCAATATCGACAATGCCCGGGTCGACTCGTGGGTCGAGCTGTTCACCACTCATCCGAAGCTGAAACCCCGCTTCGCTGTGTGGCTCGAGCGGAAAACGACCTATCAGCCGATGATCTCGGCCAAGCTCGAAGAGCGCGCCATGCCGCAGGATTTGATCTACCTCGCGATGATCGAGTCGGGATTCAATCCGAAGGCAAAGTCTCCGAAGGCAGCTGGTGGTCTGTGGCAGTTCATCAGCGAGACGGGCCAGCGCTATGGGCTGACGGTCAACAAGCGGGTGGACGAGCGGAATCATCCCGACAAGGCGACCGATGCGGCGTTGGCGTATCTGTCGGATCTGCACGATCGCTTTGGATCGTGGTATCTCGCCGCGGCGGCGTACAACACTGGTGAGAACCGCGTTGGGCGCATTATGCGCGAGGTAACCGGGAAGGAAAGAGGAACGGATCAGGACTACTATCTGATCTCGAGCCGTCTGCCGAGGGAGACGCGGGACTACGTGCCGATGATGATCGCGGCCGCTCGCATCTCGAAGGATCCTCAGAAGTACGGTTTCGGCGGTACCAGCGTCGGGGTGAGCGAGTAAACTCTCCAGCTCGATGAAAAGAGGACGTCCATTTCGGGCGTCCTTTTTTATTTCGAATCCGCTGTCTCCGGAACTGCGGCCTCGCGCTCAACAACGAACTCCTGTCGTTTGACGCATTTGATTTTCTGCCAGTCGGATGACCGGACGCCGAGCGGAGCTTATCTGAAGCTCCGTGCAGTATGCTCCAACGGCCTGACGTTCAGCTCCTTGAACTTCTCACCGATCACGTTCAACACGTTTCCGTCTTTCTCGAATCGACCCTTCACGACTATAAAGGTCGCGAACTTTACGACTTCACTGTTCTTCTCCACCAGGAAGCTCGGCACCACGATGTTGATGAATCCCCATTCATCCTCGAGCAATAGAAAGATCGTGCCGTTCGCGCTTGCCGGACGCTGACGGATCGTTACCAGTCCCGCAACGAGGATCTTCTCGCCGCCCCGTAGCTTCTTCAGTCCTTCGCTGTCCACCACTCCTGATCTTCTCAGTCGCTCGCGCATGTGCTGCATCGGGTGTCCGCTGATGCTCATGCCCGTCGCGAAATAATCCTCGTAGATCAGCTCAGTCTCGCTCAGCTTCCTCGGCTCGTGCATGTCATGCCGGGTCGGCGCCAGGGGAAGCGAGTCACCCACTGCGCGTAACGCTTCCCATCCGGCTCGGCGGCGGTCGGGCTCCCACGCCGCGAACGCTCCCGCGCGCGCGAGGTACAACACGTCGTTGCGCCTGAGCTTCGCCCGGAGCACGACGTCCTCTATCGAAGTGAATGGACGATCGGGGATACTCGCACTCCCGTCAATTGAGAGCGCAGTGAGAGTCTCGAGGGTTTCCGCTTTCCTCGCCCGCCTGCTTCTGCTCTTTCCGATGCTCGACCCTACTCCGATAGCTGCTTTGCCGCCGCGCGCGAGTCGGAGTGCGTCGAGGGTCTTTTCGCCTAGACCTCGTACGTGTCTCCAGCCGATACGCAGGGCCATTCTGGAAGGGGACACGGAGGGCACGAAGGGAACCACAGAGGACACGAAGTTTTCTCTGGGGAACTCATCTCGAAGCTTGGGTTGCGGTACACCCAAAAAAACCTCCGTGTTCTTCGTGTCCTTCGTGGTCGCTTCCTCATCAATGGGTTCTACTGTGCACTCCCATTCGCCAATGCTGAGACACGGGGGACGCACAACGACGCCGTGTCGGCGCGCATCGTGGATCAACGTCGACGGTGGATAGAACCCCATCGGCCAGGAATTCAATAACGCCGCAAAGAATTCTTCGCGGTAATGCGCCTTGAGCCACCCGGTCGCGTAAGCAATCAACGCAAAGCTCCACGCATGCGACTCCGGGAAGCCGTAATTCGCGAAGCTCTTGAGATCCTCCACGATTCCGGTCGCAACTGACTCCTCGACTCCGCGCACGATCATCCGGTCGCGCAGTCGGCCAAGCACATCGAGCAGTCGCGAGATCTTCCTGACATGGCCCATCGTTCGGCGCAGCTCGTCCGCTTCCGCCGCGGTGTATCCGCCGAGAACCATCGCGATCGCCATCGCCTGCTCCTGGAAGATCGGAATCCCCTGCGTCCTTTTCAGAATCGGCTCGAGTAGAGGATGCGCGTACGTCACCGGCTCCAGTCCGCGACGACGCTTCGTGTACGGATGAACGAACTTCGCCTGGATAGGACCGGGTCTGATCAGCGCCACCTGGACCACGAGGTCGTACATCCTGTCCGGCATCGTGTGCAGTATCGACGCAATCTGCGCGCGGCTCTCGATCTGGAACGTGCCGATCGTCTCACCGCTCGCGATCAGTTCGTACGTTTTCGGATCGTTCACGGGCAGCTTGTACATCTGCGGTCGATTTCCCGTGCGCACCTCGATCATGTCGAACGCGCGACGAACGAGCGACAACGCGCCAAGTCCGAGAAAATCGAACTTGGGAACTCCCACCGCATCGAGATCATCCTTGTCGAATTGGATGATCGTCCGTCCCATAGTCGTGTGCTCGATGGGCATGTAGTCGCCAAGCGGCTCGGACGAGAGGACGAATCCACCGACATGTGTGGCGCGAAGCCGCGGCAATTCCTCGAACGCAGCCATTGCCGCGAGCATCGTCCGGCAGCGGGGATCTTCGACGTTCAGCCCGAATTGCGGACCTAATGTCTGCCGCACACTCTCCGCGCCTGCAATCGGATCGTCGTAGTGCAACCGTTTGGAAATGTCGTTGGCCTGCTCGATGGGATACCCGAATGCACGCATCGAATCGCGCAGCGCATTCGGCGCACGGTATGTCTGCACGATGCACGCAATTGCCGAGTGTGCGCGAGCGTAGTGGTCGTACATGTAGTCGAGCACTTCCTCGCGACGGTCGTGCTCGATGTCGACGTCGATGTCCGGCGCTTCGGTGAGCCCGTCGACGCGCATCTCGGAGAGAAATCTCTCGAAGAGAAGTCCGTTGGCGACGGGATCGACCGCGGTGACCGCGAGGCAGTACGCCACCGCGGAGTTGGCGGCGCTGCCGCGCCCCTGGCAGAGAATGTTCCTGCTGCGCGCGAAGTGGATCGCGTCCCACATCACGAGAAAGAATCCGGAGAATCCCAGGCGGCCGATGATGCCGAGCTCGTGCTCGATTTGTTTTGTCTGTGCGTCGGAGAGGTCACCCCATCGCTCGTGTGCGCCCTCATACACTTTCTCGCGGAGGAAAGTGATGTCGCTGTGACCCTCGGGAACGGCGAACTTCGGCAAGGGGGGCCGCAGCCACGCAAGATTGAAATCGCACTCGCTTGCGATGCGATCGCTCTCCACGAGACCCTCCTCCCTCCCCTTCCATCGCTCAGCCAATTCTTCGGGCGAGAGAAGGCGCCACTCACCGTTCGGATGGAGGAGCCCGCGCGACATCGCGCTCTCTATGGTAGTGTCGTAGCGAAGTGCGGTGAGGATGTCGTGAACGAGACGGCTGCTCGTGTCGATGTAGCGCGGATCGTGAGCGACAACCCACGGCACATGATGACGGCCGGCGAGCTCGATCAACGCTGCTGCCAGCGCCGCTTCGCATCCGCCGGCGTGGTGCAGACTCACTTCCACCGCGAGTCGCTCACCGAAGACTTCACGCCACTCGTCCAGAGTTCGAGCGGCAGCTGAGTAGTCGCACGACTGGATGCACGCGGCGATCGGGCCGGCAGCCGGACCGGTCAGCACATGCACTCCGGCACTTCTTTCCGCCACATCCTTCCAGCTCACACGTGGCCGTCCGCGCAGCTTTGCGTTCTGCCCCTTCGTCCACTGACGCAGATCAGAGTGCACGCGGGCACGGGTGACCAGCGAAGCGATATTGCGAAATCCTTCCGCTGTGCGCGCAATCAAACCAACGGGAAATCCTTCGACGTTGAGCTCTGCGCCGGCAATCGGGCGGACTCCCTGTCTTTTTGCTTCCAGAGCGAACCGAACGATGCCGCCCAGGTCGGTTGTGTCGGTTATGCCGATGCTGCCATATCCGAGCTCCGCGGCGTGTTTGACCATCGCTTCGGGAGTGACGGCGCCGTCGCCGAAAGAGAACGCAGTGTGGGCTCGGAGCTCGACGGGCATATCCTTATTGTATGACCGAACAAACACCGAAGCAAGGACCGCCGAGTGGACGAGCGAATGGGCCAAAGTATCCTCATCGAAGAGTGCTTCCAGGAAAACTGGATGCGGTCACGCGCGAGCGAGCGCGTACCGCACGAACTCCAGAGTCGCACTGACATCCTCCGCTGTTGGCTCAGCGTCAGGGTTCTCTCGACCGCGCCATGCACGATCCACCAAGGTGCCCCACATCTCGTGTCTTCGTCCACGCAAAAATTCAATCGGGAGCGGCGAGGGGCATGTCGGCGCCATTCCTCCCGACACGCCGAGCATCGACTACTGATCAGCCCGCGACAGCCGTGAGGTTGACGTACTCGGCCCACACGGGAACAATCCGGTCGATTCGCGCCTTCAGAGCCGCAGCGCCTGCAGGATCCAAAGCTGCGTACGCGTCACTCGCCAGCATCTGCCGCATTTCCGGACTCGCACGTGTCGTGTCCATCGACATGGGACCGTCGATCTTCCCCTGGAAATCAAGCGTCCGGAGAATCCCGTGAAGCTTCTCGCGGACTTCGCGATAACGCTCCGGCGACAGGCCGGTGACCGATGCCGCTTCGGCGATTGTCTTCTCCGGCATCATCGCCTCACGAGCTGCAGCTCCTTCTTCCGGCGTCGTGGCGTTCATGTTCCGTGCGTTGGCCGCACGGACGAGCTCCAGCTCGCGAGCGAGACCCTTCTCGAAACCGTCGAGATCGGCGGCAGTGACAGAGAGTACGCCACCGGGAGTGGCGGCCTCGGTTGGCGGCACAGAGCCACTCTGCGCAGCCATCGCCGCCGTGTCGGTGGCAGGCGTCGATTCACTGGGGCTGCAGGCAGTCGCCCCGATAATCCAACTCAGAGCGGCAAGCCATCGCAGGCGCTGCCGCGGCCGAAACGCGATCATCGGAGCCCCCCTCGCGAACACGTCAAAAACTCCAACGGAATGCGCAAATTGCGTACTGCAAGAAAATCTCCGAACGACCGGTCAGCTCCCTGCGTTTCTCCGCGCCAGCTCAGCGAGGCCTATCTCGATCGCGTTCCTCGAAACCCAGCGACCACGCACCATCACTCCGCTGCGGCGCGTCAAATTGCGTAGATCGGTAAGCGGATTCGCATCAAGCAGCACGAGATCCGCGCGATTGCCGGGAGCAACTGTTCCGAACGCACCGTCGAGCTTCAGATCGTCCGCCGCGTACCGGGCGACGTTCCGCGTTCCGCTTTCCAGCACCTGATATGTCGTGAGGCCCGATGCAACCATTACCTCCATCTCACGCTGCAACGAAAAACCGGGGACGTTGAACATCTGCGGCGAGTCTGTCCCCATTAGAAGCTTCGCCCCGG
The sequence above is a segment of the Gemmatimonadaceae bacterium genome. Coding sequences within it:
- a CDS encoding error-prone DNA polymerase, translated to MPVELRAHTAFSFGDGAVTPEAMVKHAAELGYGSIGITDTTDLGGIVRFALEAKRQGVRPIAGAELNVEGFPVGLIARTAEGFRNIASLVTRARVHSDLRQWTKGQNAKLRGRPRVSWKDVAERSAGVHVLTGPAAGPIAACIQSCDYSAAARTLDEWREVFGERLAVEVSLHHAGGCEAALAAALIELAGRHHVPWVVAHDPRYIDTSSRLVHDILTALRYDTTIESAMSRGLLHPNGEWRLLSPEELAERWKGREEGLVESDRIASECDFNLAWLRPPLPKFAVPEGHSDITFLREKVYEGAHERWGDLSDAQTKQIEHELGIIGRLGFSGFFLVMWDAIHFARSRNILCQGRGSAANSAVAYCLAVTAVDPVANGLLFERFLSEMRVDGLTEAPDIDVDIEHDRREEVLDYMYDHYARAHSAIACIVQTYRAPNALRDSMRAFGYPIEQANDISKRLHYDDPIAGAESVRQTLGPQFGLNVEDPRCRTMLAAMAAFEELPRLRATHVGGFVLSSEPLGDYMPIEHTTMGRTIIQFDKDDLDAVGVPKFDFLGLGALSLVRRAFDMIEVRTGNRPQMYKLPVNDPKTYELIASGETIGTFQIESRAQIASILHTMPDRMYDLVVQVALIRPGPIQAKFVHPYTKRRRGLEPVTYAHPLLEPILKRTQGIPIFQEQAMAIAMVLGGYTAAEADELRRTMGHVRKISRLLDVLGRLRDRMIVRGVEESVATGIVEDLKSFANYGFPESHAWSFALIAYATGWLKAHYREEFFAALLNSWPMGFYPPSTLIHDARRHGVVVRPPCLSIGEWECTVEPIDEEATTKDTKNTEVFLGVPQPKLRDEFPRENFVSSVVPFVPSVSPSRMALRIGWRHVRGLGEKTLDALRLARGGKAAIGVGSSIGKSRSRRARKAETLETLTALSIDGSASIPDRPFTSIEDVVLRAKLRRNDVLYLARAGAFAAWEPDRRRAGWEALRAVGDSLPLAPTRHDMHEPRKLSETELIYEDYFATGMSISGHPMQHMRERLRRSGVVDSEGLKKLRGGEKILVAGLVTIRQRPASANGTIFLLLEDEWGFINIVVPSFLVEKNSEVVKFATFIVVKGRFEKDGNVLNVIGEKFKELNVRPLEHTARSFR
- a CDS encoding lytic transglycosylase domain-containing protein — its product is MTLLAAVYIIPQVGSDTKSIQAALLPAVVSAGAQSDAASAGWDLPNIDNARVDSWVELFTTHPKLKPRFAVWLERKTTYQPMISAKLEERAMPQDLIYLAMIESGFNPKAKSPKAAGGLWQFISETGQRYGLTVNKRVDERNHPDKATDAALAYLSDLHDRFGSWYLAAAAYNTGENRVGRIMREVTGKERGTDQDYYLISSRLPRETRDYVPMMIAAARISKDPQKYGFGGTSVGVSE